Sequence from the Petrotoga mexicana DSM 14811 genome:
TTTGCTTCTTGCAAATCCCCCTCCTACTATGAATACCTTTTGTAGCTTTTTCGTTTCCAACAACTTTTCTTGTGTATTTATTGCCGTTTTATTTTCTTGCATCTTCCACACGCTCCTTTGAGTTCAAAAAACAGGCTGATTTGTGTCCGTCACTTATCTCAACGAGTTGTGGACGTTCCTTTTTACATATTTCCATCGCATATGGACATCGTGGATGGAATGGACATCCTTGTGGTAGGTTCGCTAGTGAGGGGGGCGATCCAGGTGCACTGACCTTGTAACTTTTGTCTCCCATCTTTGGTAGTGAGCCTATTAGAAATTTTGTGTATGGATGTAGTGGGTTTTCGAATATCTCATCCGTTTTCCCTTCTTCTACAAACATCCCTGCGTACATTATCCCCATCCTGTCCGTTATGTTCGCATGTACAGCCATGTCGTGGGTTACCAGTATTATCGTGTTTTTTTGCATTTTTTGTATGTCTTTTAGTAATTGTATTACCGCCCTTTGCGCTACTACATCCAACGCCGTTGTAGGTTCGTCCGCTACTATGATCCTTGGATTGAGTATCGTTGCTAAGGCTATCGTCGTCCTTTGCCTCATCCCTCCAGATAGTTGGTGTGGGTATGATTTCAGTACCCTTAGCGGTAATCCCAAGGCGGTTAGGTGTTTCTTCAGTGGTTCTTCAAATTCTTTTTCTTCATCTTTTATCTTTTTGTGTGAGGTCACAAAGTCTTTGAATGATTCTTTTATCCTTATTATCGGATTCAACGCACTCATCGATCCTTGCGGTATGTACGATATGAATTGCCATCTTAACTTCCTGTATTCTTCTTGACTCATTTTGGTTATGTCTATCTCTTTCCCTTCAACTTCGTAGTATATCTTTCCATCTACTATCCTCAGTGGTGGTTCGGCTAAACCACATATCGTTTTTAGAAATGTGCTTTTCCCACATCCACTTTCCCCTGCTATCCCGTATATTTCATCTTCTTGTATCTTTATACTTACATCGTTGACCGCTTTTACTTCTTTTTTCTCTTCTTGCATTTCAAATATGTAATACGATTTTAGTTTTTCTGTTTTTAATACTTCCAACCTTTTCACTCCTTCGCCTTACCGATTCTTTGTATCCTTGTTCTTGGGTCTAAGTATTCACTTAGACTTGTTGAGAGTAGGTACAAGGCTACGAACAAGAAGATCGATATTATTACAGGTGTTAGTATCCACCACCAGTATCCCAGTAGCATCGCTTGGTAGTTTACCGCCCAGTGTATCATCGTTCCTATCGTTGGTATTTCTGTGTTGGATAAACCCAATACCGATAACGTTACTTCCATCCCTACCGCCCATATCATGTTGTTTATCAACGTCGAGAATATTATCGGTATTATGAATGGAAAGTATTCTTTTATTACCAGGTTGAACGTTCTTGTCCCTGATAGTATCGATGTGTATGTGAATTCCCTTTCCCTTAGACTTAGTATTTGTGATCGTATTACCCGGGCATCCCACGCCCATCCAAATAGACTTAGTATGAGTCCTAATAGGACCATCGTTAAGTTTTCCCTTATTACCGATGCTATCAGTATCAGAATCGGTAAGAGCGGCATTACTACAAAACTGTCGTTTATCGACATCAGTACTTTGTCGGTTTTTCCACCTTTGTACCCCGATACTAATCCCATGATTATCGCTATCACCCTCGATATTCCTGAGGCTATTAACGCTATCGTTAGTGAGTTCCTTATCGCAAATGTAGATTGCCAGAATAGGTCTTGCCCTTGCGAT
This genomic interval carries:
- a CDS encoding ABC transporter ATP-binding protein — protein: MEVLKTEKLKSYYIFEMQEEKKEVKAVNDVSIKIQEDEIYGIAGESGCGKSTFLKTICGLAEPPLRIVDGKIYYEVEGKEIDITKMSQEEYRKLRWQFISYIPQGSMSALNPIIRIKESFKDFVTSHKKIKDEEKEFEEPLKKHLTALGLPLRVLKSYPHQLSGGMRQRTTIALATILNPRIIVADEPTTALDVVAQRAVIQLLKDIQKMQKNTIILVTHDMAVHANITDRMGIMYAGMFVEEGKTDEIFENPLHPYTKFLIGSLPKMGDKSYKVSAPGSPPSLANLPQGCPFHPRCPYAMEICKKERPQLVEISDGHKSACFLNSKERVEDARK
- a CDS encoding ABC transporter permease; the protein is MLEGFKELMKDGRFRFAFIVICILALMSILSFFSPYDPLRWNVVARDKPPSWPHIFGTTSQGQDLFWQSTFAIRNSLTIALIASGISRVIAIIMGLVSGYKGGKTDKVLMSINDSFVVMPLLPILILIASVIRENLTMVLLGLILSLFGWAWDARVIRSQILSLREREFTYTSILSGTRTFNLVIKEYFPFIIPIIFSTLINNMIWAVGMEVTLSVLGLSNTEIPTIGTMIHWAVNYQAMLLGYWWWILTPVIISIFLFVALYLLSTSLSEYLDPRTRIQRIGKAKE